CGCCGATCCGCCCGTCACCGCCACGAAACCGGGGTCGCCGCCGTACGCCGCGATCTCCGATCGGATCCACGCCAGCGCCCGCTTCGCCGCCACGATGTGCGCCGGCCAGCGGTGTGCCGGGGACAGCGGGTAGTTGATCGCGACGCACACCCAGCCGCGGCGGGCCAGGTGACGCATCAGCGGCCGGCCCTGCTCCTCCTTGTTGCCGATCACCCACGCGCCGCCGTGGACCTGCAGCAGGACCGGTGCGCCCGACACCGGCTCCAGCGGGCGGTAGACGTCCAGCAGGAACCGCTTGCCGCCCGGGGCGTACGCGATGTTGCGGTCGACCCGCACGTCCGGCGCGCCCATCCGGAACGGCAGCGCCAGCTCGCCCCACGGCAGACCCAGGTCGGTCCGCCCCAGCTCGGTCGCGTAGTCCTCGCCCAGCGCGTTGGTCAGCGCCGCCTCGATCTCGTCGCGGGCGCCGTGGCCCGTGCGGATCAGCGCGGCGAGCCCGGCGGCGGACGCGGCGGCCATCGCCAGCCCCGCCTGTGTCGAGCGGTCGCGGACGCCGTGCCGGGCCACGTGGACCAGGGAGTCCGCGGCCGTCAACGCCAGGAACTGGGGCGCGAGCTCCCCGGTCAGCCACCCGGCGAAGAACGCCGGGATGGTCGTGGACCGGGCCCGCAGCGGGCGGAGCGCGTTCGCGGTGAGGCCGAGCTGGACCGCGCGACGGATCAGGAAATTCGGCTGCACCAGCGTGATGATACCGGCGAGTAGGGTGACGCGCCGCTCGCCGGAAGTGGCTTACGCTGAGCGCCATGCAGAGACTGAGTGGCCTCGACGCGAGCTTCCTCTACCTCGAAACGTCGTCCCAGGTCCTGCACGTCTGCGGATTGATCACCCTCGACGGCTCGACGATGCCCGGCGGCTACACCTTCGCGAAGCTCATGGAAAAGCTCGAGGAACGGGTCCGGGTGATTCCGGCGTTCCGCCGCAAACTGCACAATCCGCTCTGGAACATCGGGCATCCCGTGTGGATCGAGGACGAGGACTTCGACCTCGACCACCACGTGCACCGCATCGGCGTGCCCGCCCCCGGCGACCGGGCCGAACTGGCCGAGCTGTGCGCGCACATCGCCGGCCAGCAGCTCGACCGCGGCCGCCCGCTCTGGCAGCTCTACGTCATCGAAGGGCTGGCCGACGGCCAGATCGCGGTGCTGCTGAAGATGCACCACGCGAGCGTCGACGGCGTGAGCGGCGCCAGCCTGATCACCTACCTGGCCGGGCTGGAACCCGACGGGCCGATGCCGGAGATCGAGGAACCTCGCAACCCCGGGCTGCCCGCGCCGCTGCACCTGCTCCGCTCCGGCGTCGAGAGCGTCGCGAAACGCCCCGCCGAGCTCGCGCGGCTGCTGCCGGACCTGCTGGAGCTCGTCCCGCGGTGGCTCGGGAAAGCCTTGCGCGGCAAGGGGATGCCGATCCCGTTCACCGCGCCGCGGACGTCGCTGAACGGCACGATCACCGGGCACCGCAGCGTCGCGTTCGCCCAGCTCGACCTCGGCACGGTCAAGGACGTGAAGAACGCCTTCGGGGTCACGGTCAACGACGTCGTGCTCGCGGTCGTCGCGGGTGCGCTGCGGAAGTTCCTGGACGCGCGCGGCGAACTGCCGGAAGACCCGCTGGTCGCGACCGTCCCGGTCTCGGTGCACGACCGGACCGAACGCGACCACGGCAGCAACAAGGTCTCCGCGTTCTTCGCGTCGCTGCCGACGCACCTGGCCGACCCGACTGCACGGGTGTTCTTCCTCGCCGAGGCCAACCGGCTGTCGAAGGACCACCACTACGACATCGACGCCGACATGCTGCAGGACTGGGCGCAGTTCTCGGCCGCGACGGCGTTCGGCCTCGCCGTGCGCGCGTACTCGGCGCTGCGCCTGGCCGAGAAGCACCCGGTGGTGCACAACCTGGTTGTCTCCAACGTGCCCGGGCCGCCGATGCCGCTGTACTTCCTCGGCGCGCGGATCACCGGCCTCTACCCGCTCGGCCCGGTCTTCCACGGCGCCGGGCTGAACGTCACCGTGCTGTCCAACGCGGGCAAGCTGCACGTCGGGCTGCTCGGTGCGCGGGAGCTGGTCAAGGACCTGTGGCCGCTCGCCGACGCGCTCCCGGAAGCCCTGGCCGAGCTGCTGAAGGCGGCCCCTTAGCGCGGGCCGAGCACCACGACCGGGATCTCCCGCTCGGTCCAGGCCTGGTACTTCGCGAAGTCGGCGTACAGCTCCACCAGCCGGGGCCAGAGGTCGGCGCGTTCCGCGGGCCCGGCCACCCGCGCCGTGACCGGGACGGCGCGCCGGCCCTTGAGGTGGATGCGGGTCTCGGGGTGCGCCAGCAGGTTGCGGTACCACTGCGGGTGGTCCGGCAGTCCGCCCTGGGAGCCGACGACGACGACGTCTTCGCCGGACCGAAGGTAGAGCAGCGGCGTCGTGAACAGCCGGCCGGACTTGCGCCCGCGGTGCTCCAGCAGCAGCGTCGGCACCGGCTTGCGGAACCCGGCCCCGATCCGCCAGGTGCTGCCGACGCGGCCGCCGGTCAGCCGGAAGACCGCCACCTGGGCCCTCGCCCCGTACTTCATGACCTTGGCCGTCGCGGGCGAGTCGAGGCCGCCGGGCTTCTGCTCGGGCAGGCTGAAGCGTCCCATCGTGCAGTCCTCCTCAAGGGGTGTGTACCGACGTGACCGCGGCGAGCAGGGCGGGCACCCAGCGGTCGGCGGCGAGCACGCAGGCGGCGTGCCCGGCCGCGACCTCGTAGGTCGCCGCGCCGGGGATGCGGCGGGCCAGGGAGCGCTGGTGCTCGGGGGCGATGAACCGGTCCCGGGTGGTCACGACGACGGCCGCGGGCAGCCGCAGCGTGTGCAGCCACGGCGTCGAGTCGAACCGGCCGATCTCGTCGACGGCGACCGCGATCTCCCACGGCGTGGTCGACCGGAACTCCCGCAGGCCCCACCGGTAGTCCTCGACGCGCGCGCGGGGGGCGGCGGTGGGCGCGGCCGGCAGCTTCACGCGCTCGCGAAGCCGGCGCAGCGTCCGGCCGAACACGTCGAGCGCGACGCTTTGGCGCAGCCCGCGCCGGAAGTTGCTCGCGGTCGAACACAGCACCAATCCGGTAACACGTTCTGGTTCGGCGCGGGCGACCAGCTGGCCGACCATCCCGCCCATCGAGTACCCGCCGACGGCGAACCGCCCGATGCCGAGCGCGTCCGCCACGGCGACGACGTCGGCGGCGCAGTCGGCGAGCCGGAACTCCGGCGACCGGATGCCCCGGCCGTGCCACCGCTGGTCGAACACGACGACGCGGTGGCGGCGCGCCAGCCGGTGGAGCGCCGGGTACCAGGTCAGCAAGCCCGTGCAGGCCACCGAATGCAAGAGGACGAGGGCGGGCGCGTCCCGCGGCCCGACGTCGGTGACCACGGTCCGCCCGCGGCCGGGCAGGTCGAGGGGGACCGGGTCGGGCACGGCGGCGGTCGAGGGCACGGTGATCAGGCGGCGGCGCGCGCCGTCCGGTCCGATCACCGCCATGCCGCTCCTCCGCGGGGGTTGCCGTGCCGGGGCTTTCCGGTTAAGACTAGAACAGGTTTCACTATTGCGCCGATCCGGAGGACAGGCGTGGACTTCACTCTTGACGATACGCAGACGGAGATCGCCGCCCTCGCCGCCAAAGTGCTCGGTGCGGAGGACGATCCGTGGCGCGCGCTCGCGTCGTCGGGCCTGCTGGCCCTCGCGCTGCCCCCCGACCTGGAGGGCGACGGCCTGGGCGTCGCGGAGGTCGCGCAGGTCCTCACCGAGGTCGGCCGCGCCGCCGCGCCGGTACCGGCCTACACCGCCTTGGCGCTGGGCGTCCTCCCGGTCGAAACACTGGGCACGCCCCAGCAGCGCGCGGATCTCCTGCCGCCGGTCGCCGCGGGGGAGGCCCTGCTCACCGCGGCCCTGCACGAGCCGTCCGCGCCCCTGACCGGGCAACCCGCCGCGACCGCACGGGCGGCCGACGGGAAATGGCTGCTCAGCGGGGTGAAGACGGCGGTCCCGTACGCCCGGGAAGCCACCCGGATCCTCACGCCGGTGACCACGCCGCACGGCACCGCCGTCTACCTGGTCGACCCGCAGGCCGACGGCGTCACGCTCGTCCCGACGCCCACCTCGGCCGGGACGCCGGAGTACACCGTGCGCCTGGACGACGTCGCCGCCGAGGAGAGCGACCTCCTGTTCGACCGGGGCGCCGTCGCGGCGCTGCACCGCTTCGCCCTCGCCGGGGCGCTCGCGGTCGGGGACGGACTCTTGGCCGGCGCCCTGGCCCTGACGGTGAAGCACGTGGGCGAACGCACCCAGTTCGGCCGTCCCCTCGCGACGTTCCAGGCGGTGGCGGGCCAGATCGCCGACGTCTACGTCGCCTCCCGGACCGTGCACCTGGCCGTGACGTCGGCGGTGTGGCGGCTGGCGGCCGGCCTCGACGCGGACGCCGAACTGGACGTCGCCGCCTACTGGCTCGCCGAAGAGGCGCCCAAGGCGCTCGCGACCTGCCACCACCTGCACGGCGGGGTCGGCGTCGACGAAACCTATCCGCTGCACCGGTATTCCTCGGCGGTGAAGGACCTCGGCCGGGCGCTCGGCGGCGCCGCGCACCGGCTCGGCAGGCTCGGCGAACGAGTGGCGGGGTGAGCGGATGCACGTCGAACTGACCGCGGCGCAGAAAGCGCTGCGCGCCGAACTGCGCGAGTACTTCGCCGGGCTGATCAGCCCGGAAGAACGTCAGGCCATGCTGCGCGAGCGGCACGGGCCGGTGTTCCGCGAGATCGTCCGCCGGATGGGCCGCGACGGCCGGCTGGGCGTCGGCTGGCCGGTCGAGTACGGCGGGCAGGGCTTCGGCGGGATCGAGCAGCACCTGTTCGTCGACGAGGCCGCGCGCGCCGACGTCCAGCTGCCGTCGGTGACGCTGCAGACCGTCGGGCCGACGCTGCAGCAGTACGGCACGGACGAGCAGAAGGCCTTCTTCCTGCCGAAGATCCTGGCCGGCGAGATCCACTTCGCGATCGGCTACACCGAGCCGGAGGCGGGGACCGACCTCGCGGCGCTGCGGACGACGGCGGTGCGCGACGGCGACGAGTACGTCGTCAACGGCCAGAAGATCTTCACCACCGGCGGGCACGACGCCGACTACATCTGGCTCGCCGTGCGGACCGCGCCGGACGCGCCGCGGCACAAGGGCATCTCGATCCTCATCATGGACACGAGCGACCCCGGCTACTCGTGGACGCCGATCATCACCTGCGACGGCGCCCACCACGTCAACGCGACGTACTACTCGGACGTCCGCGTGCCGGTGAACCGGTTGGTGGGCAAGGAGAACGAAGGCTGGCGGCTGATCACCACGCAGCTCAACCACGAGCGCGTGATGCTCGGCCCGGCCGGGCGGATCGGCGGGCTGTACGACCGGGTCCGCGCCTGGGCCGCCGCCCACGGCCTGCTGGACCTCGCCGACGTCCGGGCCGTGCTGGCCGAGGCCATGGCGGTGACGCGGGTGAACGAGCTGCTGAACTGGCAGGTCGCGGTGTCCTCGGCGAGCGCACCGGTGGCGGTCGCCGACGCGTCGGCGACGAAGGTGTTCAGCTCCGAGGTCATCCAGCGGATCGGCCGGAACCTCGAAGAGCTGGTCGGGCGCCACGGTGACCTGGCCGATCCGGACACCGCCGAGCTGGCGGAATGGCTGGACATCGCCGCCAAGCGCAACATCGTGCTGACGTTCGGCGGCGGGGTCAGCGAAATCCAACGGGAGCTGATCGCGTCGATCGGCCTGGGCCTGCCGAGGGTGCCGCGATGACCATCGAAGAAGCCGCCGCCGAAATCGCCGCGCGGGGCGAGTGCTCGCCGCGTCTCGCGCGCGACCCGGTGAACCAGGCCATGGTGAACAACTGGGTCGAGGCGATCGGGGACGGCAACCCCGTCTACACCGATCCGGAGTTCGCCGCGCAGAGCGTTCACAAGGGACTGGTCGCGCCGCCCGCGATGGCCCAGGTGTGGACGATGGGCGGTCTGAATTCCCCCCGAGGGACCGACGACCCGCTCGGCCTGATGATGGAGCTGCTCGACGAGGCCGGGTTCACGTCCGTCGTGGCGACGAACTCGGAGCAGACCTACCACCGCTACCTGCGCCCCGGCGAGCAGGTGGAGGCGCGGACGGCGCTGGAAAGCGTCGTGGGCCCCAAGAAGACCGCGCTGGGGGAGGGCTGGTTCGTCACCACGCGCGTGCGATGGTACGTCGAGGACGAAGCTGTCGCGGAGATGATGTTCCGCGTCCTCAAGTTCCGCCCGCCCGCGCCGAAGCCGCCACCCGCGCCGGTGCTGCGGCCGGTGACCAGCAAGGACACGGAGTTCTTCTGGGACGGCTTGAAGGAGGGCGAGCTGCGCATCCAGCGCTGGGGGGAAACCCTGCGGCACCCGCCCGGGCCGATGCCGCCCGACGGCTCGCTGGACACGAAGCCGGACTACGTCGTCGCGAGTGGCCGGGGGACCGTGTTCTCCTACGTCGTGCACCACCACCCGCCGGTGCCGGGC
This genomic window from Amycolatopsis mongoliensis contains:
- a CDS encoding alpha/beta hydrolase yields the protein MQPNFLIRRAVQLGLTANALRPLRARSTTIPAFFAGWLTGELAPQFLALTAADSLVHVARHGVRDRSTQAGLAMAAASAAGLAALIRTGHGARDEIEAALTNALGEDYATELGRTDLGLPWGELALPFRMGAPDVRVDRNIAYAPGGKRFLLDVYRPLEPVSGAPVLLQVHGGAWVIGNKEEQGRPLMRHLARRGWVCVAINYPLSPAHRWPAHIVAAKRALAWIRSEIAAYGGDPGFVAVTGGSAGGHLSALLALSQNDPALQPEFEDADTSVQACVPHYGVYDFAATSGSRASRYRLESLIARRVFAADRDPVNHLDDYVAASPLDRISSDAPPFFVIHGRDDSLVPVREAREFVRRLREKSRYPVAYAELAGAQHAFDVFTSVRSAHVVRGVARFLDFTYNAWKAENR
- a CDS encoding WS/DGAT/MGAT family O-acyltransferase yields the protein MQRLSGLDASFLYLETSSQVLHVCGLITLDGSTMPGGYTFAKLMEKLEERVRVIPAFRRKLHNPLWNIGHPVWIEDEDFDLDHHVHRIGVPAPGDRAELAELCAHIAGQQLDRGRPLWQLYVIEGLADGQIAVLLKMHHASVDGVSGASLITYLAGLEPDGPMPEIEEPRNPGLPAPLHLLRSGVESVAKRPAELARLLPDLLELVPRWLGKALRGKGMPIPFTAPRTSLNGTITGHRSVAFAQLDLGTVKDVKNAFGVTVNDVVLAVVAGALRKFLDARGELPEDPLVATVPVSVHDRTERDHGSNKVSAFFASLPTHLADPTARVFFLAEANRLSKDHHYDIDADMLQDWAQFSAATAFGLAVRAYSALRLAEKHPVVHNLVVSNVPGPPMPLYFLGARITGLYPLGPVFHGAGLNVTVLSNAGKLHVGLLGARELVKDLWPLADALPEALAELLKAAP
- a CDS encoding nitroreductase family deazaflavin-dependent oxidoreductase; amino-acid sequence: MGRFSLPEQKPGGLDSPATAKVMKYGARAQVAVFRLTGGRVGSTWRIGAGFRKPVPTLLLEHRGRKSGRLFTTPLLYLRSGEDVVVVGSQGGLPDHPQWYRNLLAHPETRIHLKGRRAVPVTARVAGPAERADLWPRLVELYADFAKYQAWTEREIPVVVLGPR
- a CDS encoding alpha/beta fold hydrolase — encoded protein: MAVIGPDGARRRLITVPSTAAVPDPVPLDLPGRGRTVVTDVGPRDAPALVLLHSVACTGLLTWYPALHRLARRHRVVVFDQRWHGRGIRSPEFRLADCAADVVAVADALGIGRFAVGGYSMGGMVGQLVARAEPERVTGLVLCSTASNFRRGLRQSVALDVFGRTLRRLRERVKLPAAPTAAPRARVEDYRWGLREFRSTTPWEIAVAVDEIGRFDSTPWLHTLRLPAAVVVTTRDRFIAPEHQRSLARRIPGAATYEVAAGHAACVLAADRWVPALLAAVTSVHTP
- a CDS encoding acyl-CoA dehydrogenase family protein, producing the protein MDFTLDDTQTEIAALAAKVLGAEDDPWRALASSGLLALALPPDLEGDGLGVAEVAQVLTEVGRAAAPVPAYTALALGVLPVETLGTPQQRADLLPPVAAGEALLTAALHEPSAPLTGQPAATARAADGKWLLSGVKTAVPYAREATRILTPVTTPHGTAVYLVDPQADGVTLVPTPTSAGTPEYTVRLDDVAAEESDLLFDRGAVAALHRFALAGALAVGDGLLAGALALTVKHVGERTQFGRPLATFQAVAGQIADVYVASRTVHLAVTSAVWRLAAGLDADAELDVAAYWLAEEAPKALATCHHLHGGVGVDETYPLHRYSSAVKDLGRALGGAAHRLGRLGERVAG
- a CDS encoding acyl-CoA dehydrogenase family protein; the encoded protein is MHVELTAAQKALRAELREYFAGLISPEERQAMLRERHGPVFREIVRRMGRDGRLGVGWPVEYGGQGFGGIEQHLFVDEAARADVQLPSVTLQTVGPTLQQYGTDEQKAFFLPKILAGEIHFAIGYTEPEAGTDLAALRTTAVRDGDEYVVNGQKIFTTGGHDADYIWLAVRTAPDAPRHKGISILIMDTSDPGYSWTPIITCDGAHHVNATYYSDVRVPVNRLVGKENEGWRLITTQLNHERVMLGPAGRIGGLYDRVRAWAAAHGLLDLADVRAVLAEAMAVTRVNELLNWQVAVSSASAPVAVADASATKVFSSEVIQRIGRNLEELVGRHGDLADPDTAELAEWLDIAAKRNIVLTFGGGVSEIQRELIASIGLGLPRVPR
- a CDS encoding bifunctional MaoC family dehydratase N-terminal/OB-fold nucleic acid binding domain-containing protein, which translates into the protein MTIEEAAAEIAARGECSPRLARDPVNQAMVNNWVEAIGDGNPVYTDPEFAAQSVHKGLVAPPAMAQVWTMGGLNSPRGTDDPLGLMMELLDEAGFTSVVATNSEQTYHRYLRPGEQVEARTALESVVGPKKTALGEGWFVTTRVRWYVEDEAVAEMMFRVLKFRPPAPKPPPAPVLRPVTSKDTEFFWDGLKEGELRIQRWGETLRHPPGPMPPDGSLDTKPDYVVASGRGTVFSYVVHHHPPVPGKELPFVVALVELEEGVRVMAELLDAAPEEVHIGLPVVAAFVRVDDELTLPAWKVAR